A region of Fibrobacter succinogenes subsp. succinogenes S85 DNA encodes the following proteins:
- a CDS encoding phosphoglycerate dehydrogenase: MATIKTMNNISKKGLGLFGPFYQVSDSIENPDAILVRSAQVDTDNFDGLLAVARAGAGVNNITIDKASAKGICVFNTPGANANAVAELVMTVLGMAVRNADKAAAWVKGLDVNDPDLAKTVESGKKKFAGMELAGKTLGVVGLGKIGVLVANYARWKNMRVIAYEPYPNANNMHELSNKVEIADLDTVIANSDFLTVHVPFIKGVTENLLNRKNLAQFKGSYIMNFARGGIVEMDPVNEMLASGSLQGYLCDFPTAELIKNDKVTCFPHLGASTEEAEENCAVMAVEELKDYIEYGCVRNSVNFPALVDHPHAGIKSRVVVINQDVPNMISEITKVFGAEGINIASFSNKSNGKIGYNLVDVESKVDDSIVEKLSKLDKVIKVRVIHF, translated from the coding sequence ATGGCAACTATTAAGACAATGAACAACATTTCCAAGAAAGGCTTGGGCTTGTTTGGCCCGTTCTATCAGGTTTCCGATTCTATCGAAAACCCGGATGCTATCTTGGTGCGTTCTGCTCAGGTTGATACCGATAACTTTGATGGCCTTTTGGCTGTCGCTCGCGCTGGTGCAGGCGTGAACAACATCACGATTGACAAGGCTTCTGCAAAGGGCATTTGCGTGTTCAACACTCCGGGTGCAAACGCAAACGCTGTTGCTGAACTCGTGATGACCGTGCTCGGCATGGCTGTCCGTAACGCAGACAAGGCTGCTGCTTGGGTCAAGGGTCTCGATGTGAACGATCCGGATCTCGCAAAGACTGTTGAAAGCGGCAAGAAGAAGTTTGCTGGTATGGAACTTGCCGGCAAGACTCTTGGTGTTGTTGGCCTCGGCAAGATCGGTGTGCTCGTTGCTAACTATGCCCGTTGGAAGAACATGCGCGTGATTGCTTACGAACCGTATCCGAATGCAAACAACATGCATGAACTTTCTAACAAGGTCGAAATTGCTGATCTCGACACCGTGATTGCAAATTCTGACTTCCTCACGGTTCATGTTCCGTTCATCAAGGGCGTTACCGAAAACCTCCTCAATCGCAAGAACCTCGCTCAGTTCAAGGGTTCCTACATCATGAACTTTGCTCGTGGCGGCATTGTTGAAATGGATCCGGTGAACGAAATGCTCGCTTCTGGTTCCCTCCAGGGCTACCTCTGCGACTTCCCGACTGCAGAACTCATCAAGAACGACAAGGTCACTTGCTTCCCGCACCTCGGTGCTTCTACTGAAGAAGCTGAAGAAAACTGCGCAGTGATGGCTGTTGAAGAATTGAAGGACTACATCGAATACGGTTGCGTCCGCAATTCCGTGAACTTCCCGGCTCTCGTTGATCATCCGCATGCTGGCATCAAGAGCCGCGTTGTCGTGATCAACCAGGACGTTCCGAACATGATTTCTGAAATCACGAAGGTGTTCGGTGCAGAAGGCATCAACATTGCTTCTTTCAGCAACAAGAGCAATGGCAAGATCGGTTACAACCTCGTTGACGTTGAAAGCAAGGTCGATGATTCCATCGTCGAAAAGCTCTCCAAGCTCGACAAGGTCATCAAGGTCCGCGTGATCCATTTCTAG
- a CDS encoding AMP-dependent synthetase/ligase has protein sequence MESLEFTSLPSMFFANCDRTDFKGWYHRKDGEWVHYSKETLKRNTKALALALNSLGLKEKESVGIIAPSSPNWIIADIAVQLNHARVVPLFPNISSENFAYQSIDSNIKILIINSFEELDEPLFGILENFTKIICIDNDSFLPDNGIYWDELLIRGYAALADQVRAKWIDNQLSTINPDDIFSIIYTSGSTGCPKGVELTHRNMLVQIQNIKPMFRFDNKKDTCLTILPVAHVLERMAVYFYTFSGVTIYFGDNPKNLSHILREVRPTIMIVVPRILERLYESMTTASDRAKGIKRFLIKQAIKIAKIKDPNRRFEPLHWVFNRLVYKQMREAVGGNFRMIISGSSALNKSILRFLLNIGLPVFEGYGMTECSPVVSANCKQAIRPGSIGKPLAHLDVRIGECNEIQIRGESVFKGYHNRPDLNAKNFTPDGFYHSGDQGYFDKDGFLYFTGRIKELLKTSTGKYVSPNPIELEITRHPLVEQALVIANDRKFASAIIWLNPVGARRMLKPQNEDYDVENALKSPLILNSINRHIEHINKKLNHWEQIRKWTLVGDELTIESGLLTPTLKIRRTVAEKRYAKQIEAMYN, from the coding sequence ATGGAGTCGTTGGAATTCACATCTCTGCCGTCCATGTTCTTTGCGAACTGCGACAGGACCGATTTTAAAGGATGGTATCACCGTAAAGACGGTGAATGGGTCCACTATTCCAAAGAAACGCTCAAACGCAACACAAAGGCTCTTGCGCTCGCATTGAATTCGCTCGGACTAAAAGAAAAAGAAAGCGTCGGCATCATTGCGCCGAGTTCTCCGAACTGGATTATCGCAGACATCGCCGTTCAACTAAACCACGCTCGCGTCGTTCCGCTTTTCCCGAACATTTCATCCGAAAACTTTGCGTACCAGAGCATTGACAGCAACATCAAGATACTCATCATCAATTCTTTCGAAGAACTTGATGAACCGCTTTTCGGCATCTTAGAGAATTTCACCAAAATCATCTGCATCGACAACGACTCGTTCCTCCCCGACAACGGAATTTACTGGGACGAACTCCTCATAAGAGGCTACGCAGCCCTCGCCGACCAAGTTCGTGCAAAATGGATTGACAACCAACTTTCAACCATAAACCCCGATGATATTTTCAGCATCATCTACACAAGCGGATCTACGGGTTGCCCCAAGGGCGTTGAACTCACGCACCGGAATATGTTGGTACAAATTCAGAACATCAAGCCGATGTTCCGATTTGACAACAAAAAGGACACGTGCCTCACGATTTTGCCGGTAGCGCACGTTCTTGAACGAATGGCGGTCTATTTCTACACATTCAGTGGCGTCACGATTTACTTTGGAGACAATCCAAAGAACCTCTCGCACATTCTGCGCGAAGTCCGCCCCACCATCATGATAGTCGTCCCGCGCATTCTAGAGCGCCTTTACGAAAGCATGACAACCGCCTCGGATCGCGCCAAGGGCATCAAGCGATTCCTGATCAAGCAGGCGATAAAAATTGCAAAGATTAAAGACCCGAATAGGCGCTTTGAGCCGCTCCATTGGGTATTCAACCGTCTCGTTTACAAACAAATGCGTGAAGCCGTCGGTGGTAATTTCCGCATGATTATCTCGGGCAGTAGCGCCTTGAACAAATCCATTTTGCGATTCCTTCTGAACATCGGCCTCCCCGTTTTTGAAGGCTACGGCATGACAGAATGTTCACCGGTCGTTTCTGCAAATTGCAAACAAGCTATTAGACCAGGCTCCATCGGCAAGCCTCTCGCCCATCTCGATGTACGCATCGGCGAATGCAACGAAATCCAGATTCGTGGCGAGAGCGTCTTTAAGGGCTACCATAACCGCCCCGACTTAAATGCTAAAAATTTCACACCAGACGGTTTTTACCATTCCGGCGACCAGGGCTATTTTGATAAAGATGGATTCCTGTATTTCACAGGGCGCATCAAGGAGCTGTTAAAGACAAGCACTGGTAAATACGTAAGCCCGAATCCCATTGAACTCGAAATCACGCGTCATCCGCTTGTTGAACAGGCGCTCGTCATTGCCAACGACCGCAAGTTTGCATCGGCTATTATCTGGCTAAACCCCGTAGGCGCCCGCCGCATGCTCAAGCCGCAAAACGAAGATTACGATGTCGAAAACGCACTAAAGTCACCGCTTATTTTGAATTCCATCAATCGTCATATTGAGCATATCAACAAAAAGCTGAACCATTGGGAACAAATTCGCAAATGGACTCTAGTCGGTGACGAGCTCACGATTGAATCAGGGCTCTTGACGCCCACATTAAAAATTCGGCGCACCGTTGCAGAAAAACGATACGCCAAACAAATTGAAGCGATGTACAATTAG